The proteins below come from a single Larimichthys crocea isolate SSNF chromosome XIV, L_crocea_2.0, whole genome shotgun sequence genomic window:
- the si:ch211-63p21.8 gene encoding kelch-like protein 33 encodes MEFTRHYLPSEWEERWRREKERRKRAIEDGGEEGIEQDERELRRIVAYNDSRMGLISGRGKKKESGVRMSGTSQEGIGEHMSEEAFMDEGLVHTYRSETYPKEVFMTLKEFWDSSLLTDLTLTTDDEYSVHVHSPILAAVSSFIRERLSDESGGQSDNNKDVEVQRRSVSLGPEVDHIGLQAVVEFAYTGAVLSLNKDSMALIKTAAEALGVPRILDLCNKEKMKKTGKTPYLEQIKITLQSIKHLWEDRVGCDVILDVDGASFHVHRVILAASSDYFRGMFTSGMKESHQTRVTLPFLSASELEALISCSYSGTLPLSWGCIFEITCMALQLQFQPALSLCLDFMRQEINPSSCLDVASFAEAYGMSELLEEANDFVLMNFWEVSTTAKFQDLPAEKLLDILCSDGLCVPSELAVFRAVSSWVEADPEERLGQAGLLMTGVRFPLMTFREFREVRAINLRMECFGNKEVELYGSAFKEFAFSLPKTQDQCRVRRPKDVLVVVGGDQMNPNPGLRIASRELWFANSLRSGTGLMKEIEWRKLGEVPDKPTFRHGIAVMGGRLYVVGGCYFYTSNDVMKCAYSYDPVQNSWKTLADMQEFRSNFSVVVNEERLFAIGGDKEINTNVDSVEMYNPDTDSWSFVQPLDQALSGHAVTVIDGGIFISGGFNCKYECLVSTFLYHPRRGTTYLADMAHDRAQHCMEPLRGRLYVAGGVCNLRKFYTDQQACEVYDPVADSWTAFASLPVPHVGAASSVLEGKIYVLGGYCQEDYSESGLVHRFNPSTQRWENMGKLPGAVTDMRACLLRLPEHLRL; translated from the exons ATGGAGTTTACTAGGCATTACTTGCCATCGGAATGGGAAGAgcgatggaggagagagaaggaaaggcgTAAAAGAGCGATTGAAGATGGCGGAGAAGAAGGGATAGAACAGGACGAACGCGAACTGAGGAGGATCGTGGCTTACAATGACTCCAGGATGGGGCTGATTAGTGGAAGGGGTAAGAAAAAGGAGTCAGGGGTCAGGATGAGTGGTACTAGTCAGGAGGGAATTGGGGAGCATATGAGTGAGGAAGCATTTATGGATGAAGGACTTGTGCACACATACCGCAGTGAAACCTATCCTAAAGAGGTGTTCATGACCCTGAAGGAATTCTGGGATTCATCTCTTCTCACAGACCTGACGCTGACCACTGATGATGAGTATAGCGTTCATGTACACTCCCCTATtctagctgctgtcagctcctTCATCCGTGAGAGACTGAGTGATGAAAGTGGAGGACAATCAGACAACAATAAGGATGTAGAAGTCCAAAGGAGGTCAGTGTCTTTGGGTCCTGAGGTGGATCACATTGGGCTACAGGCGGTTGTGGAGTTTGCTTACACTGGAGCTGTATTGTCTTTAAACAAAGACAGCATGGCCTTAATTAAGACTGCAGCTGAAGCGCTGGGGGTCCCAAGAATACTGGATCTCTGCAAcaaagagaagatgaagaaaactGGAAAGACCCCTTACCTAGAACAGATAAAGATTACTCTTCAGTCCATTAAACATCTGTGGGAAGACAGAGTGGGGTGTGATGTCATTCTTGATGTGGATGGGGCTTCCTTCCATG TCCACAGAGTTATCCTGGCGGCAAGCAGTGACTACTTCCGTGGAATGTTCACCAGTGGGATGAAGGAATCCCATCAGACCCGTGTCACCCTTCCCTTCTTGTCAGCTTCTGAGCTAGAGGCTCTGATTAGCTGCTCCTACAGTGGGACCCTTCCACTTAGCTGGGGCTGCATCTTCGAAATTACCTGCATGGCCCTTCAGCTTCAGTTCCAGCCTGCGCTGTCGCTTTGCCTTGACTTCATGAGACAGGAAATCAATCCAAGCTCATGCCTGGATGTAGCATCTTTTGCTGAGGCCTACGGGATGTCAGAGCTCCTTGAGGAAGCCAATGATTTTGTACTGATGAACTTCTGGGAGGTGTCAACCACGGCAAAGTTTCAAGACCTGCCAGCAGAGAAGCTTCTAGACATCCTCTGCAGTGATGGTCTGTGCGTGCCCTCAGAGTTGGCAGTTTTTCGAGCTGTATCATCATGGGTTGAGGCTGATCCCGAGGAGAGGTTGGGCCAGGCAGGCCTGTTGATGACTGGAGTCCGCTTCCCCCTCATGACCTTTCGTGAGTTCAGGGAGGTTAGGGCCATTAACCTTCGCATGGAGTGCTTTGGAAACAAGGAGGTGGAACTCTATGGCTCAGCATTCAAGGAATTTGCCTTCAGTCTTCCAAAAACTCAGGATCAGTGCCGGGTCCGGCGTCCCAAAGATGTTCTGGTTGTGGTTGGGGGAGACCAGATGAACCCAAATCCGGGTCTGCGCATAGCAAGCAGGGAACTGTGGTTTGCAAACTCCCTACGCAGTGGTACAGGGTTGATGAAGGAGATAGAGTGGAGGAAGTTGGGTGAGGTGCCAGACAAGCCAACGTTCAGGCATGGAATAGCAGTAATGGGGGGAAGATTGTATGTGGTTGGAGGATGCTACTTCTACACCAGCAatgatgtgatgaaatgtgcatacag TTATGACCCTGTGCAGAACAGCTGGAAGACGCTGGCTGACATGCAGGAGTTCAGAAGTAACTTCTCAGTGGTGGTAAACGAGGAGCGTCTTTTTGCCATTGGTGGAGATAAGGAGATTAACACCAACGTAGACAGTGTCGAGATGTACAACCCAGACACTGACTCCTGGAG CTTCGTCCAACCCCTGGACCAGGCTCTCAGCGGCCACGCTGTCACTGTCATAGATGGAGGAATCTTTATCTCTGGTGGTTTCAACTGTAAGTATGAGTGTCTGGTTTCCACATTCCTGTACCACCCACGCAGAGGAACCACCTACCTGGCAGACATGGCCCATGACCGAGCCCAGCACTGCATGGAGCCCCTGCGAGGCCGTCTTTATGTCGCCGGTGGTGTGTGTAACCTGAGGAAGTTTTACACTGACCAACAAGCCTGTGAAGTGTACGATCCCGTGGCGGACTCCTGGACTGCTTTTGCGTCACTACCTGTGCCCCACGTGGGAGCAGCCTCATCCGTCCTGGAGGGGAAGATCTATGTACTAGGAGGATACTGCCAGGAAGATTACAGTGAGTCCGGACTGGTCCACCGGTTCAATCCCAGCACACAGAGATGGGAGAATATGGGCAAACTGCCGGGGGCTGTTACTGACATGCGGGCCTGTCTGCTCCGATTGCCTGAACACTTAAGACTTTAA